The Metallosphaera hakonensis JCM 8857 = DSM 7519 genome includes the window TATATCATTAATAAATTCTATTGCAGCTTTTACCAATTCAACCTGACTTTTTAATGCAGATTTCGCTTTACCCATTCTATCACCTTTTCCGCTTTTTTTACTAACTCCTCAGCATCTTCCTTACTGTATAACGAGTACGGCACAGTATTTGCAGCATCAGGATATCTAGAGATAGTATAATGTAAAGTAAGTTTGTTTACTTCAATCCTTATCTCCTCTACGGATAATCCCATCTCCTCCTTTATTATCTCTAACAACGCATTTAAGTCATGAGTCCTCTCGATCTTTCCTCCCTCTATTAAGAGGGCTTTTAGAGCTTTCTCAGCAGCTTGTTCGGCCCAAAAGCTTGAAGCGTAATAGTGACCAGTTGTAATAGTATCTTTAGCAGTTGCTAAATCTTCTAAGGCTTGTCTGAACCATTTTTCTGCTTCTTCTCTCATCGGTTTAGATCAGCGGCTAGGCCTTTTAATCATAACTATTCTAAAAAGGGGTGTAAAGGGGATAGCACCTCATGTGAAAAATGTGACCTTTTGAGTATAACGATTTAAAGAAACTTCCATGTATAGATGTGTAAGAAACGTAATTCTCAGGCGAAATACACAACTATAACCGGTAGCCCCAGATTTTCGGCATAACAATTTAGTACAAGCCATGAAATATAGATCTTGCCCTTTAAGGTTTGACTAAGTATAAAATCATTTTTTTCAGTTTTTAATAGGTCATGATTGGGAAAAAGTTTAAGCTATATCAGGTGAACCTTCCCTGTACTTATTGGGTTAAGCATTGGCCAGAGAGCATATCCGCGGGCGTTTTTATTTATCTTAATGAGGTTCAAAGGGGCGGAAGACCCTACCCGTGAGGGATAGATAGCCCCCTCTGTATAAGTTTAAATATCGGCTCGCATTCAATAAATTGATCACAGTCATCGACGGAGTAAGCGTCACCGAGACACCTTGGTTAAAGCGAGGGTCCATGTGGTTACGTCTCTGCTCCAACCAGTGATCCTCAAGACGTCACGCTCACTTCGGGGTTGGTGAGACCCTCAGATGTGGAGTTCCGCCCTCTGCCTTTGGCAAGGTGGAGCTGAGAAGCAGGAAATCCCTACCGCGAGGTGGGAAGCCACGTCCGTAAGGGCGTGATAGAGTTCACTTATGAAAGTACAGAAAAATCACTTAAAGGTAAAATACATAACTTGCCCAATAGGCCATTTCATCAAAGTATCACACCCCGTTAAAGATTAATTATACTTCATTTCATTTTTACCTATGAAATTCTTGATATTAGGAGGAGGATATGCAGGACTCACTATTGCCCACAAGCTAAGGAGACACTTAAATGACGAGATCACCGTTATATCGAGATCGAGAGTAGTTAGGGAGAACACGATTTTCCCCCTTTTACTTACGGATGAAGTCAAGATAGAAGACACGGAGTTTGACGCGAAAGAAGCTCTCAACAAAAAAGGGATAGATTTTGTGGAAGCCGAGGTCGTGCAGATATTTCCCGAGAGTAGGGAGGTAAAGACCAGTTCTGGGGTCTTCGATTACGATTATCTATTTCTGGCTTTGGGTGGAGGATATGAGGAAAACTTCGAGAAAATTCCAGGTCATGAACACGCCTTTATGCATCATACATTGGACGGTTTCCTCAAACTGAAGGAATCTTTGTGGAGTTCTGAGGGTGATGTTTTCGTTGGAAATGCACCAAGAAGTCCCATAGAGGGTCCATCGTATCAGGTAGCCCTCATAGCGGAATATATATTGAGGAGGCGTGGAAGGAAGGGTAAGGTTTATCTCACTACTCAAAGTCGTAGAGGTGTCTTCGGTGCTATCCCTATAGACGGGATCCATGAGAAGGCCAATTCCTATTTCGAGAAAAGGGGTATAACACTACTTAAGGGTAAGGATGTAACGGAAATAAAAAAGGGGAGAGTGATCTTAAATGACGGTAATGAAGTCTATGCAGATGTAATCTCGGTTATTCCTACTTTGTCTGCCCCTAAGGTTATTAGGGACTCAGGTTTCACGGGAACCTCAGGCTTTGTGGAGGTGAAATTGCCCAGTTTCAGATATGGCGAGAGAGTTTTCGCATTGGGTGATTTGGCTCAGACGCCATTTCCCAGGACAGCTAGAGCGGCCATGATCTCAGCAGAAAACGCCGTGTCGACCATATTGAAGGAGATTAGGGGGATAAACCTTCCAATGTATTCTTTGGGCGTGTTATGTGTAATGGAAGGCGGAGACGACGGCGGAATTTTAAGATTCGATACGAATGGGAAGGACGTTAAAACGGCTCTAGCGTTCGGTAAACATTATGTGGCCATTAAGAAAGCCTATAGTAGGCTCCTTGTAAAGAGGGCCTTCGATGTACCTTATCATGGAGCTCCAGAAATCTCTCAGAATCAATATTAGTTTAAACTTCCAAGTTAATGTTAAGTTTCCTTTTTAGTTTTATCCTAAACTCGTCTGATCCCTAGCTAGAACTTATCAGAGACATTAGTAAAGGAGAACTTAACATTGAGGGATCGAGTCTTTTCCGTCCAGAATGTGGTTGGGTGACAGACTGGAAGGATCATGGCCAAGTTAGTTCCTCAATCAAGATTCTACTTTATCTGGATATCCAACTCGTTAATCTACAGACCGTAGCTACAACGCTTCTCTTAACATCTTGAGGAGATCAGGATCGGATCTACCGTGCCTATGGAGTTCAGCTCTCTACCAATGATGTACTACTGGTATGATGGGAGTTATGGGGCAGGAAGCTTCCTCCTTCAAAAGGATGGCTTACTTATGTGTAGTCAGTAATATAGGGATGACCTTTGTCTTAAGGTATTCTAGGACGTTTCTCTCGTGATTTATCATTATTTCGTATGCATCATCTTGATCTCTTGATTTTATGGCCTCCAATATTTCTCTATGTTCTTTCAGTTCTTCTATCCTTCTATCGAAGCTTGTAAATAAAGTAAGCCTCACTACCCTCAACTTTAACCTTATCTCTCTCAGATAAGAGTAAAGAAACTGATTCTCAGTAGACATGGCGACCTTATCATGGAACTGTCCGTTCAAATCAGCTAACCTAGACGGATCTGGACTTTCCTTATTTGTTTCTTCTTCTACCTTTTTTAGTATGCTCTCCATTTCGGATATGTCCTCTACTTTAGCCCTGATTGCAGCTAGTTTACTTGCAGTTGATTCCAATGGAATTCTGACCTCATATAGTTTCTCGACTTCGTCAGAAGTTATGTATATTACCGTGTAGGACCTATTGACCTTTTTGACTATACCTTCCGATTCCAACACTCTTAACGCTTCTCTCACAGGTGTCCTACTCATGTTCAGATCTTTGCATAATTTATCCTCCGTTAGTAACTGACCTTGACTGTACTCTCCTCTTAATATCCTCTTTAAAATCTCCTCATAAGCGGTTTCTCCTAAACTGTTGGACATGAATACAAATCCGCATACAGTTTTATTAAATTTGTTCTTTCTCTTTTAATCTATTCTCCAAGTCACTGAAGGCCAGTAACCTCAACTTTTGTATATAAGAATACTTTTTGAGCGCGTCTTCTATAATTTCGATTCCAATACCGTTACCCTTAGGAACAGTTGCGTATCCATTGAAAACTTCAGGTAAATTTCGAAATAAATCATGTGGAAAATCGGAAATAGTGTATTCTATAGTACTAATTTCGGATCTCGCAGAAGATATTTGCAAAGCATACGCTAGTGATAACGGAGACGAATCTGGTCTGTCATGTGGAGCTACCTTTACGCTGTAACTGGAAGCTAGATCTAAGATCCTTAAGAACTTACTAACTCCACCTATTTTTGCTATGTCGGGTTGAACGTAACTTATTCCTGTACCGAGAAGTCTCTTAAAACCGTTTATAGTATACTCGTTTTCTCCGGCGGCTATGGGCACTGAAGAGTATTCGCATAGTTTTTCCAACGAGTTATAATCATCAGTAGGCCATATGGGCTCCTCTATCCACTCTACCTCGTATTTACTTGCACCGTCTACAAACTTCTTTGCACTATGTAGATCGAATGGTGCGTTCATATCAAGTGCTACCTTCAGATCATAACCAACTTTTTCCCTCACTTCTTTGAGAGCGTCTAAGGCCGTCGATGGAGGCTGATGTAGCTTTATCATCCTGAATCCTCTCTCCCTCGCTTTCAGTGCAGTAGACACGATATCCTTTTGAGATCTATACCTAGGAAAGCTGGCGTATATTGGAACTCTTTCTCTTATTTTACCGCCTAGCAAATCACCTAATGATGTACCAAGTCTCTTAGCTTTAATATCCCATAGTCCCATCTCAATTGAGCTAATGGCTCCCGTCACAACTCCACAATTTCCAGCCGTAAGCATTACTTTTTCAAGAACCGTCTCCGTTTCAGCTGGAGATTCTCCACGGAATCTTTCTAGGAACGGGATCACTAAATCTTCTAGTATTGAAGAATATGCTCCTATTATTCCACTCCCAAATACGCCAGTTTCTCCCCATCCAACAGTATCATTAGCCTCTATCTTAACGTATAATTGAACAGACCATTGATCTAAAAAATCAGAAGGTGGATCAGTAATAAAAGGTATAGATAGTTTAAAAATATGAATATGCACTCGGTCAGCCCCTTCAGTATAC containing:
- a CDS encoding HEPN domain-containing protein — its product is MREEAEKWFRQALEDLATAKDTITTGHYYASSFWAEQAAEKALKALLIEGGKIERTHDLNALLEIIKEEMGLSVEEIRIEVNKLTLHYTISRYPDAANTVPYSLYSKEDAEELVKKAEKVIEWVKRNLH
- a CDS encoding NAD(P)/FAD-dependent oxidoreductase, translated to MKFLILGGGYAGLTIAHKLRRHLNDEITVISRSRVVRENTIFPLLLTDEVKIEDTEFDAKEALNKKGIDFVEAEVVQIFPESREVKTSSGVFDYDYLFLALGGGYEENFEKIPGHEHAFMHHTLDGFLKLKESLWSSEGDVFVGNAPRSPIEGPSYQVALIAEYILRRRGRKGKVYLTTQSRRGVFGAIPIDGIHEKANSYFEKRGITLLKGKDVTEIKKGRVILNDGNEVYADVISVIPTLSAPKVIRDSGFTGTSGFVEVKLPSFRYGERVFALGDLAQTPFPRTARAAMISAENAVSTILKEIRGINLPMYSLGVLCVMEGGDDGGILRFDTNGKDVKTALAFGKHYVAIKKAYSRLLVKRAFDVPYHGAPEISQNQY
- a CDS encoding GntR family transcriptional regulator, which translates into the protein MSNSLGETAYEEILKRILRGEYSQGQLLTEDKLCKDLNMSRTPVREALRVLESEGIVKKVNRSYTVIYITSDEVEKLYEVRIPLESTASKLAAIRAKVEDISEMESILKKVEEETNKESPDPSRLADLNGQFHDKVAMSTENQFLYSYLREIRLKLRVVRLTLFTSFDRRIEELKEHREILEAIKSRDQDDAYEIMINHERNVLEYLKTKVIPILLTTHK
- a CDS encoding mandelate racemase/muconate lactonizing enzyme family protein, whose protein sequence is MHIHIFKLSIPFITDPPSDFLDQWSVQLYVKIEANDTVGWGETGVFGSGIIGAYSSILEDLVIPFLERFRGESPAETETVLEKVMLTAGNCGVVTGAISSIEMGLWDIKAKRLGTSLGDLLGGKIRERVPIYASFPRYRSQKDIVSTALKARERGFRMIKLHQPPSTALDALKEVREKVGYDLKVALDMNAPFDLHSAKKFVDGASKYEVEWIEEPIWPTDDYNSLEKLCEYSSVPIAAGENEYTINGFKRLLGTGISYVQPDIAKIGGVSKFLRILDLASSYSVKVAPHDRPDSSPLSLAYALQISSARSEISTIEYTISDFPHDLFRNLPEVFNGYATVPKGNGIGIEIIEDALKKYSYIQKLRLLAFSDLENRLKEKEQI